AATATGCTTCTGAAGGAATTAGAATTAGCTTGATTGTTGAGATCAGATGGATTACTTTTAGTGGATGTGTATGCACGTTGTGTGAAGTTGGAGAACTGTTGAGATAAATGACTCTTCAAATTACTTAACTAAAAACTTTTGGTACATATAGTACGTTCTGTATTAGCAATGCATGGCTACTTTCCTAACATACTGTTATAGATTGGCTCCTGGTAACTCATAAGGAAATGTATAAAGCGTTGGCATTCAACTGCTACAGTATATGAAGCATACTCTATATGTTTCATTGTCTAACTAATATATGCATGTCAGATGTCATGCATATTTAGCTGtcactcattttctctctgtctgtatcttttgtggctgtgatttatttttttttccttttcctttttttttttttttttgcataaatccTTCACTAATGTACCTTAACTCTTTTATACTCCTCTTTACCctcataataaatataaatgtccGACTTGGatactttcctttccttcctccaacaatgttttttgtttttttcattacctTATGGCATCTCCACTTTTCTTTCTGTGCCAtctctttatttcctcctccCATACTTTTCCATACTTTCTTTGTTGCCCTTCggcctcctttcctttttcttatcCATCTGTCCTTTCTTGCATCTGTTCCCTCCTTCTTTTACTATCTCAATTCCTCCTTCCCTCTATTCTATCCCTATCTTTTCTCATCCCTCCCCCATCCTGTCCCACCTTCCCTCCCTACAGTAGGAAAGTGACTCGTAGCGAGAGTGCTCGCGTGGACCGGCACTCATCTCGTCGCCGTGGCTCTTCCCGGGCCAAACAGTCCCGCTCCCGTAGTGATGTGGACCTCCAGCCACCTTGTACCACGGCATCAACACCTGCCCCGCTCCTCCCCCAGCACCTCCATCCGTAAGATGGACAAACCCCCTCTTAAAGCCTCTGGTTGGAGAGGTGCATTACAGGGACAGACAGGATGCCAAAAACTGAAAGACATTACAGAATCAGTGCAGCAGTCCTGAAATAACCACAGAGCAGTTAAGCAATAGGATTGGTAATAAATAGTATACTATTGATGGATCAAATGTAACTGGCTAATTAAAATGGTCTTTGTATTGGCAGTTAATGTGGATGAGTGCAAGTTATTTCTAAAGGGCACACGTCTGTTGTCTCCTGTGAAATGAATCAATCTGGCTGACAGGTTTACTGACTCACTATTGACTGCTGTGACCGACAGGGAGTGAGTAATGGTTAAACAACACTCTCAGTCTCAGTGTGTGGGCAGACACTTAGCTCTTTAGGGGAATGATTATTGAGTTAGGTCAATATTGACCGTTTGGTAAACATGTGACAAGTGCAGCCCTTTATTAGGGTTTACTTGGTGTTAGTTGATTGTAAATAGCAGgactcagaaacagaaacagtaacGGATGCTGAGTAAGCCAACAGAGTTCATTAAACTATTTCaatagttttctgtttttattttttcttgacCATAGTGAAGCTGTATTTGATTGAATGGTTTTATGGCAGCTGCTTTATAGAAAATCCCTACAATGAGAGTTCCTGTCATCATGGCGGTCCAGTGGAGAGCTGGCTGTGTGCAAATAAAGCCCAAGAGTGATAGAGCAACAAGGCTcgaaaaagaggaaaaattaaacACGTAAAATAGTAGTAGTGTGGATTTAAGTTAATTCAGTTATACTATAATAAGAAGTGAATCATGCGGAGGTTACTTTGGAACGGAAAACTGCTAAGGCTTTTGTACTTTCCCATTTTATTCATAGTGTTTACACTGAGGCAATTAAAGTTGTATTTGAAAAGTCTCAGTTTGGTTTCTTCTAAATCATTacttcattatcatcattattatttgtcatTGCAGGCTGTCAGTAGCTAGTCATCTGGCTGACTTTgcaaaacaattaaacattGATCTTAAAATGGAGGTAGTAGCAACTATTAAAGTAAGGTTGTACTTGATATTGTTGCTAATCTACAGGAATAACAACAGGAGATTAATAGAAAGCTCATTTACTAGACACTGGCTAGCCTTTTAACATCCTTACATTATCTAATATTAAGACATGCCAGGTGTACGTTTAGAAATACAACCagagtgtttttcatttgatagCCAACTGGGTCATACTTGCTTTAAGTTGTAGTTACCAATCTAAATTAATTCTTCTTCCAATTCCTTCGTTCTTCAGTTTCGAGGGACCAGTTTTAGCTCCTGAAGGGCCTGGCCACTCCCCAACCAGCCCCTCCCCACAGCTGGAGGAGATGGAGCCACGCCTCCTGGAATTTGAGAATGACCCACCCAACTGGAGGGAGTGTGCCTCCCCTGAAGCTCTGTCCACCCTCAGCAAGAAGGAGACCAAGAGGCAGGAGGTCATCAATggtgaggagaagagagatgaagCAGCAAATGAGGAGAAGGAAACAGATAAAATGATGTTGCAGTATAGGCTGCAGATTTTGAAGATCTTTTTAACATCGCTCATACTGTACctactctctctcccctctcagAGTTGTTTGCAACAGAGCATGCCCATGTGCGAATGCTAAGTGTTCTTCAGATGGTCTTCTCTAAGCCattggagagagaggagctccTGACCTCAACTGAGCTTTCCGCCATCTTCCCCAACTTGGACGAGATCATTGAAATGCACTGTGAGTGCTGCTCAAAGGAGGCATCTTCTGACTAGTGTTTGTAGCCTCCCAGAGTCAGACGCATGAAGTTTGCACTTGCCCTCCACACAACAAGCAAAAATTTTTGTCCTAAATCTAAATTTTCACTTGAAATTAATTTGGGCAGAGACTGTGAAGctgcatgttgtgtgtttgttgccaCTGGTAAAGATAACTGCACGTACCAGTCTGTTTGAACAGCCTGTAACTGGGTGCAGAGTTGAGAACAATACCGAAACCAAAAACAATTACATCACTCCCAAAAAAATATCCTtattaaaatgtctgcagtCCGCAGACAGAGTACAGTGTTTCAGCACTcggtctttttttaattcttttgtgACTGTTGGTTGGTGACTGTTGTATAATgaagagttttaaaaagtaaactgTGAACTATTTGTTTCTTCCCTGGCTGTGAATCCAGATAACTTCTACGAGAACCTGAAGAAACTGCGTGTGGATGACAACTTCATCGTCAAATCCATCAGCACCACAATGCTCAACAGGGTGAGTCATCCAAATCATTTGTCTTTATATCATCCCTTTTCTCTCACTGTTTGTGTTAGTTATAAGAAAACTGCAAGTGATATGTGCTGACGATTTAATTAACAACTGAATCTGGTAGTAATTGTgccaaaatttgattttgttgttttaacaaaaactaaaagCTATTTATCTATGAAAGTAAAATAAGGATATAACAGCTACACGACTGTAGGAGATGCAGGCTTCACTCTGTTTACTTTGTCTTTTCCagctttttccctctgtccattcgtttatttctctcattttttacTTCTGGCTAGCACAGTATAGTGTTTGACTGTAGcggtttttttgtgtgtgtgtgtgtgtgtgtgtgtgtgtgtgtgtgtgtgtgtttcagtttggcGGAACAGAGGGGGAGTGGTTCCAGAAATTGACAGCCCGGTTCTGCAGTCACCAGTCATGGGCCTTGGACCAGATCAAGAGCAGGCAGAAGAAAGAGCCACGCTTCAACTCCTTCATACAGGTAacctgcacagacagacagacagacacacacacacacacacacacacacacacacacacacacacacacacacacacacaaactgactaAAAAAGAAATTCTTAAAAGTTTAACAGAAATTCTCACATGGGTGCACTCACAGATACAAGGACATGCAAGAAGTCACATAAGTGGTCCCGCACATGTGGTCTCATTCTGACTCTGTATGTGTGCTTTATTCCCAGGAGGCAGAGAGTAAGCCCCAGTGCCGCAGGCTACAACTCAAGGACATCATTCCTATAGAGATGCAGAGACTGACAAAGTACCCGTTGCTGCTGGAGAATATTGCCAAgagcacaggtgtgtgtgtgtgtgtctcttaaGCCCGTTTGTGACTTGTGACCTTTTGTGTGGAAGTCAGTATCCTCCTGGTATACTTGTAAACATACTTTTGAGATTTTATGTTTTCCATATTGACAGACGACTTTATGCTAAGATGTGAAAAGGGGGGGGCAAAATGGACAAAATCCTCTTATcacattatattttcttttatatcacGATAGggatctacagtatattgtctTAGAATAATTTTTTTGAGGATATACAAGAAAAATAGCTGACAGGAATGTCTGTTTTCAAGCAATTAAATGACATGTGACATGACAAATAACGCCAATACTACCTTAAAGCAGTCCTGCTCATCACTTTGCAGCATTTCCCACAATGGTCTAAAACATCCACAGATATTAAGTATAAGCAGTAGGTAAAAATctgtaacaacacacacatttacattgtTTCATGGTATATATGTAATCTTGTTGCCCAccaataaatgtgaaaaacgtTTATTATCTATACATCTGGGTTTGTCAGAAAGACAAAGTATGTGCCTCTGATGAGTAAATGACATTCTTAGGTCACAATGCAGATTACTGTCCTAACGTTTTCAATAATATGTGCCAATCCAATTAAGAACACAGGATAAATGTGGACAGTATTTGCACAACTAGcttaaacacacaagaaaaacatttggacAATCGATTACTGTCCGTCCCAAATTCTTGTGTACACTCATGATTTATGGCTTCTGTTTGGGCTCTGCTGTGAAAGCTGTATTTTCCTCAACTCTTGTGTTTGCTGTCTCTCCACAGAGGACctgacagagaaggagaggatcCAGCAGAGCGCAGAGTGCTGCAGAAAGATCCTCAACCATGTCAATGAGGAGGTCAAAGTGATGGAGAACCTATTGGTGAGAAACACACAATCCATCACTCAACACTCTGTTATGTAGTGATTGAGCACCAATTGGAGTCTAGTAAATTCATTCTGAGCCCGCTGAAGGTCTCTGGTGGTTAAGGCAACTTCTATTTCAGAGCTGTgctgtctgtcctctgtctgaCCCCCTaatctttgtctctgttttcagaCTCTGAAGGACTACCAGCGTAGACTAGACACGTCAGGGCTCAAACCAAGTAATGAGCTTTATACTGAATACAAGGTAAGGTTCTTTCAAAAAAGTTTGTTTGCAAACACTGTTGCACTTTACAGACCTTAGCTGACATTTATGTTAAAAGAAGGTTTCTCATTATTCTCCTCCGTCTTCTCTAGAACATTGACCTGACTCAGAAGAAGATGCTTTATGAAGGTCCTCTGACCTGGAGAGTCACAAAAGAGAAAGGAATTGGTAAATGcatgcttgtgtatgtgtaatacatgcatgcaaacagCATGCCTTTCTTTCTCAGCAGTGCTGCAGAAACAAGgacaaacattttacatttaaaaatttgcaGAACCTTATTTTGAACAATTTATTTGGCCAGTTATGTCAAGCCCactttaatatttataatattttttttaataaacttcaCTTAGACAttgccatttttcttcctctaaaaggcataaaattaCTTTGAGCAAGGGTTTATTTTTGGGCTATTCAGAAACGTATTATAAGAATTTcagctttcatttccttttttcaaatatgtaaattaaagtTTGCTATGAAAGGAATCCCAGGTGCTGTGTGAGTGCTTTTGTGAGATCTCACAGGCCCAttgacttccttttttttagtATCAATTTCAATTCAGTAACCTAaacttcaattcaattcaatgaAGTATTATTTATACCTGTAAGGGCAATCATATGCAGCAGCTCGCcactcagacagacaggtgcaCATATAATAGATAGGGGAAGAAAGTAAAACTGCTGTATatcacaaaactaaaaacataaatgactTTATAAACTATATATGGAAATGGtaagaaatacattaaatacattaacaaatgaatgtaaattctttaaaaaaaaaacaatatacagtaatgaAGCCAGAAGCAGAAAGAATTATATGTGAGAAATTGAGAAAACGGATAGCAGAGAACCCATCTatgtccctctctttctgccttttccttCCTGTCCTCTGCTATCTATCCCTTTGCTCTGTCCGactccttctcctccctgtctctcagAGGTGCAGTGTGTGCTGCTTGGGGACCTGCTGGTGCTCCTGCAGAGGCAGGATGACAAGATGGTCCTCAAATGCCAGAGCAAGAGCAACATTGCCGTGCAGGAGGGCAAGCAGATGCTGAGCCCCATAATCAAGCTAGACTCAGTCTTTCTCCGTGAGGTGGCCACAGGTTAGATTCACGCAGCAGTAAACATCAGGTCACTTCTATCGTGAGATCGGTATTACTCAgccgggtttttttttttactgttctgtCAGATCGAAAGGCCTTCTACGTGATATTTACCTGGGAGAGCGGTGCTCAGATCTATGAACTCGTGGCTCAGTCTGTTGGAGAGAGGAAAACGTGAGTGTCAAAGAGAAATACACAGACTAATCATATTTGTTTCAGGAGGTAAATCATAGCATCAATTGTAATcttatttgtatatgtatttttcagcTGGACTGATGTGATAAAGTCAGCAGTGGACGATCTGAAGAAAAGTGGAGCACCCATGAGGCTGACGCTGCCTCCTGGAAGTGGAGGAGCTCCCTTCAGTCCCTCCACGTATGTGTCAATGTCCGTGTGTTTACTCATCTGTTAGGAGAGCAAAATATATTCATCGCCTGCCAAAGTTCCCCTGTCTCAGAATATCGcctttcttttgtcattttctgtctgtcaggctGACTGCCCCTTTGAGCCCAACTGAGAATGGAGGTTTGAAAAGCGGCAATGGTGAGACTGCAGAGCTTTATCAGCCGAACGCTTAATAAACAGTACAAATCTGTTATTGTAACACGTTTCTGCAAGCTTGAGCTAAAGTTAAgcaatgtgtctgtctgtagaTCGAGATAAGGACAGCTTGACGGATGACAAATCTGCAGACCCCAGGCACAGGCTGATTGATTTCCTGTCAGACAAAGGCTTCGACTTGATAGGCCACTCAAACAGTGATCAGGAGAAGGTTGCCAACAGTGCTTTGGATGAAGGTGAATGAGGGTCTTCCTTGCACTTATgtagatgatttttttaaataactatcCGTCTTGTCTTTCCATTCCTTCATTGTAGCTTATCTGACCTTCTAATGAAACCACTGAATCTGTCTCATCTGTCAGTCATTTTGCTGAAAAGGCTGTTGGTCGGCAGCATCAGTCTATCAGAAGACTCACAGCCTGATGAAGAAAACGGAGAGGAGCAATCACAGACGCCCAGTCAAGAAATGGATAGCTGTCAATCAACAGGTAGgccactgcatttttttttttaaaggaatagtttgactttgtagaaaatacacttatttgctttcctaccaagagttagatgagaagatcgaaaaCATTACTACACTCCTACTCTCAACATTACTAGCCTGGCCAAACATAAACCTTGAATAACTCGTTTGTTTTatccatacaaaaaacaaagtgcagtTTTATAGGGGCGCATATAACTGTTTCTTAACCGTGAGCAAACTTCCTGTAgtgttgttgtcactgtgacAGGCAAAGCTCACGGAAAAAATGTAGTCCAGCAAATAACCTCTGTATAACTGCAACTTGTcgtttttacttttcagtttttgtgaggacaagacaaacaagaaatgaagtgttaattagtgagctttataggTGTTGTTAGGCACTTTTTTGTTAGGCAatttagctgtttccccctgtccCCAGTCTGTGGGAACTAATCATGCTAACCCTCTCCTagcggtagcttcatatttaacaaacagataTGGGTGTGGTATCGATCTTTTCATCTTACTTGCGTCACGAAAACAAGTTTGTATtacccaaaatgttgaactgttcctttaatagTCAATTTCCTTTGGATGTGTAGCTTCTTGGCCTTGATACAAgtacaaatatttttgattgtCTTTATAATTGATACAGTGCTTAATGAATGGAAAACTGAGTGtagtgtgtttggtttttttttcatttctccattaaaaacaaaaaataccgaagtaagattttctgctttcccTGTGTGTACTGGGTTTATAAGGTCTCAAACCTACCTGCATgcttttcaaatttaaaagggTGACTAATCCTGAATAATCCACTTTTACATTCCTCAGAACAATTAATAAGTATAATGGCAGAAtccattttcttcttgtttattCTAAAAGTAGGGTTTTCAGACCTATTTCACCATAAAATGGCAGTACGGAGAAGTTAATCAATATGAGGAGTTACAATATACCAGGAagctttaaaatataaaattttacTGCTGTTAAATATCACTTTTACCAGtgtttactgtacatgaaaacaaaacagactccCGACACATTTAAATCAAGACTTTCTGTCCACAGAGGAAAGCCAgaccacagacagaggagcagaggaggagaacgATAACACTTGTGAAAAAGAAGGCGCAGGgacgagaggagaggaggagaggagcatcAGTGCGCCCCTGGTGTTGTCCcaggagaggatggaggaagTGTGCAGGAGGCTTCACAGTCTTGAGGAACAACTAAAGAGATTACAGGTGAGGGCAGgtgaagagagaaggagataactgagaataaagaggaaaaactgtgaGCAGGAAGCGGGTAGTATTACAGGGTAAAGTAAAAAATGAGAGACATAAGCTGACTGGAAAGACATGGAGGGTTGGGCATCGAGGGTCTCACTGATGAAAAATTAAGTAAGGAGCAAGCTGTATAGAGTATAGAAAGCCATTTAACCACCGCTGTTATTGCTTGATTTAAAATTGCATTGTGAAATTGGACGTCTCTGAAAATGGCTTTTATGTCCAGTGCCTGCAATGGGATGTGTCACAAAAGAAGcaagggagaaggagagaggatgTTAAGAGGAGGGGgttgaattgtgtgtgtgtgtgtgtgtgtgtgtgtgtgtgtgtgtgtgtgtgtgtgtgtgtgtgtgtgtatgtgtgcacgtgATCGTGTGTGTCCTCCGCTCTAAAGATGATACTGATTTTGGGTGTTGCAGACTGTAGAAGAGGAGCACCACAGGCTGCAGGAGGCCCTTTCGAAGTTCTCACTGGAGGGAGGCAACTTCCAGTAAGACACCATCATGCCACCTGCTGGCCACTAGGTGAGACAACTGTATAGCTATTGACAGAAAGGCTAAAGTATAATTTAAGTATCTGATCAAGTACCATCATTCATCATCAAGTGCATTATTACTATTCAGAGAATCAGATAATTTTATCTGTAAAAGCCCCAAGTAATGTCTGCAGGCTTCCTAACAGGCTGCATATGGCCCAGACAACCTCCATAAATAAGATAGGACCACTtgtatgtagcctgagaggcaaaGTACAGGGAAAAGGGCCTGCATTgcacttgctgctgctgctgctgctgctgctgctgctgcttaatTGCTGTGGGAAAGTCAAATGCATGCATGAGCAAATCAAACTatttatcagctttttttttttattagctcAGAAGTCAGAGGACACTGCTTACAGAGATTTtagtgacaaaatgaaattgaaactgtaaaagtgtgCGGGACAAAAAGAGGAGTGTGAAAATTGAGGGGGACATGCCTCCCCATTTCCCCAGTGGAAATTAAGGCGTTGTCATCATCTGTCTCTAATTCACATGATTTTACGTAACATCTAATCCTTTCTTCctaattttttctctttaggaTTTTACTGGTGCTGATTTGAAGTGCAAGATTGACTTTCAAAGGCTTCCCTGGAAATTCCGAAACTTTCATAAGTCATGCCTGGACCCTTGCTGCCTTAATTGTTTGTGTCACAGCTGTTTGCAGCCAAGCAGGAAGTTTTCTGCCTGTCCGAGGGGAGGGAGGGCTTTGTGCTCAGTGCGGTGGTTCAGTGATGGAACATGGGaggtttgtgcatgtgtatgtgtgtctgtttgcgtgCATTCTTGGTAGAGAGgtatacaaagaaaaaaaaaaaaaaaaaaacgagagatCCTTCTTTTGATTGGGAAGTTGTATCTGCTGAGGGGTGCCAAAGAAAGAAGCAATAATTTGCTGTGAGAGAGATGCTGCCTAATAAAATGTAGAGATTGCAATGTGCTGtaacacacatacgcacaccaAAGACATGCACgttacaaaataaattacagagtTGCCAATAGCAGATGTAAAGTAATGGAGAAATCCTATGTTTGCTTGCCAGTTTAGCTATACCAGGAGGAAGCCTTAAGGGGCCAATGTAGCGTCTGAAGATGTATTAAAATACTACTGGTGATAATATAGTGTTATTTCTCGTCTATGCCAAAGTACCACAGAGAtgcactttttttctgatgaaaacaaGTTGAACCCACTGTTTTTGCAGTTGGACTTCATGTAGGTGGCCCTCATGGAAAAAAATACCTGcaagaaagtgtgtgtatgtgtgttacagtTTTTAATTAAGGACGCGCTTGTTTGGAGGCTTGTTACTGTAATTAGgtcacatttaaacatttataaataCTGGCACTATAGGTAATCGTGCTGTTAATAATGGAGACTTGTTTGTATGtactgcttttatttattcctcTGAGTCCTGTTAGGTCAGTGAGATGCTTCGCCAGAGTAAAACTGTTACAGCACTAGGccaaaaagagagagcaacatgttagagaaaagacaaaacataagAAGGCAGACCTAGAATGTGTAACAAAGATCAAGGTAGAGAATGAAGAAGGCAGATGTATGGATGAGGAGTGAGTTTAGAGGTTGTTGTTGCTTTGGTTTATTTGAAGCCAGCTTGAACCAGTGAGAAGCTTTGTAGAAAACATGAGATTAGGATTTGCACTTACCGTACTGAAGAAAAATTTGGAcgcacacatgcgcgcgcatATACACTTATGCACACTGAGGCCCCAGTGTTACAGAAGTGTTCACAAAGATGGCTCAGTGTCATTTCTGTAGCATTAACTCCCCCCAGATAGGGCTCAGAGTTCCTGATCCAAAAAGTGGATTTAAGATGGGTTAGAAATTGTATTATATTTACGTTAAATTCACGTGttattagtgaaaaaaaaaatctgttcttcCCTGGTAGCAATATTTGTATCAAAACTAAGCtctgtctttgtattttattcagcAGTTGATTGTAATTATAATTATGATGATATAGATTCTGAGTAGTGGCATAACTGTGGCCATGTACACAGGACCAAAGACATAACAAAGCAACGTGAGATCCTCATATgagctgtaatttttttaatgacatgttTCATCTGTATATTAGCATGTCACGTAATGCTGATGCAGGAGCCATGGCGCAGTAGCGCAGCCTGCATTCAGCAGCTGCTCTTCCGCCCCCCAAACTCCAAAATGTGGCAACTTAGGTGAAGGGATTTCAAAAGCACGCAGATGAAAGGAGGATTGGTCGTCAATAAAAAATACCTGGTTAACTGACTGTACAAGAATAATGTTGGACTGCTCTAGCTTTATGTCCATACCCAAACAGAGTCTGTAGATCTGTGGATTCTTGCATACGCGTCAGTGACCTTCATCAACGCAAAATCAATGAAAAGGTTTCTTCAGTATCTGTGTAGGTCAGTCAGTGTAGGAGAAAGCCGGTGGGGCTGTCACAAGCTGTTCTGTTTCTGACCTGGACATGGCACTGTTAACACCTAGTGCTCAACTGAACACATGGGACCCGctccagcagcagaaaaaggaaaaagcaacaaGGTAGTGAAGCCGGATGAAGATACAAAGGAAACATTGAAGGTTTGGAGGAAGGAAGACTACAGTCTCATTCCACCATCACTCTTACCAGTACTGTAATCATGATCACTTCCTGAAATGCATTCTCATTGTTGTTGCCACAACAACAAATGCCCCCTCTGACCCTACTGAACCTCAGTATGAGATTATGCAAATGATAGTGCCATGAGTCAATAGAGTGTCACAAGTTTCTAAatgatttatgtttgtgtttgaactTTACTGCCACCTCTCCCTGTGTCTTCCTCTTAGAAATTGTACATAAATGTTATCTTGAAGGAGAAAAATGTAGAGAAAGTATAAATTAGATAAATTACCCCCCCTCTTTGTGTAACAGATATGATAGACAGACAAATACACCTTTTGATAACACCCTCACCTCTTGTGATAGCATGATCCCCTTTTCCTACGGCAAAGTTTTTCCATATGTtgtgtatttcatttcatgtacTTAAACGGTTCGGGGAGGTTTTTGTAAcgtttttcctttcattgtttttcaaaggaGCTTTTGTAATAATGTACTATGCATTGGCTGTAATGGTGGGAGAGACAGAGTTTGTCTGTAAC
This sequence is a window from Xiphias gladius isolate SHS-SW01 ecotype Sanya breed wild chromosome 22, ASM1685928v1, whole genome shotgun sequence. Protein-coding genes within it:
- the arhgef1b gene encoding rho guanine nucleotide exchange factor 1b isoform X5 encodes the protein MSIIGAEDEDFENDLNDVPDDQCTYFNSIDQLKDRPTHLLVFMQHVFLQFDPAPLLCYLHADLFKTLSAKETKKQFVEFHNTFLDKGAILRVAVPSTIATELDRNRPDLLSEDIQRRYAQEVQILQAAEVAKQLEDFRQKRMMGMTPNEAELNDVESHYPTDRIPMEMKEKSVAENLLDKMSETQPTIVSDEEKCQSIFSSVVFYMKHLGVKTRAVDSKKSRGGFFRRQLVKNKKDESTKPKPRGVFPGIPSWIAGNTEVKPKMEAEAEKEKVNQDRKGSAPGRGCLMDPAVLSLPSRKSGSSGGPASLTGQDSIEGSGNNISTTNSPESSHIDGLSSNRLEPPTLSDGGDVSPVGLGGALTIGEPISPSETPTEENPEKDSFEGPVLAPEGPGHSPTSPSPQLEEMEPRLLEFENDPPNWRECASPEALSTLSKKETKRQEVINELFATEHAHVRMLSVLQMVFSKPLEREELLTSTELSAIFPNLDEIIEMHYNFYENLKKLRVDDNFIVKSISTTMLNRFGGTEGEWFQKLTARFCSHQSWALDQIKSRQKKEPRFNSFIQEAESKPQCRRLQLKDIIPIEMQRLTKYPLLLENIAKSTEDLTEKERIQQSAECCRKILNHVNEEVKVMENLLTLKDYQRRLDTSGLKPSNELYTEYKNIDLTQKKMLYEGPLTWRVTKEKGIEVQCVLLGDLLVLLQRQDDKMVLKCQSKSNIAVQEGKQMLSPIIKLDSVFLREVATDRKAFYVIFTWESGAQIYELVAQSVGERKTWTDVIKSAVDDLKKSGAPMRLTLPPGSGGAPFSPSTLTAPLSPTENGGLKSGNDRDKDSLTDDKSADPRHRLIDFLSDKGFDLIGHSNSDQEKVANSALDEVILLKRLLVGSISLSEDSQPDEENGEEQSQTPSQEMDSCQSTEESQTTDRGAEEENDNTCEKEGAGTRGEEERSISAPLVLSQERMEEVCRRLHSLEEQLKRLQTVEEEHHRLQEALSKFSLEGGNFQ
- the arhgef1b gene encoding rho guanine nucleotide exchange factor 1b isoform X2, producing MSIIGAEDEDFENDLNDVPDDQCTYFNSIDQLKDRPTHLLVFMQHVFLQFDPAPLLCYLHADLFKTLSAKETKKQFVEFHNTFLDKGAILRVAVPSTIATELDRNRPDLLSEDIQRRYAQEVQILQAAEVAKQLEDFRQKRMMGMTPNEAELNDVESHYPTDRIPMEMKEKSVAENLLDKMSETQPTIVSDEEKCQSIFSSVVFYMKHLGVKTRAVDSKKSRGGFFRRQLVKNKKDESTKPKPRGVFPGIPSWIAGNTEVKPKMEAEAEKEKVNQDRKGSAPGRGCLMDPAVLSLPSRKSGSSGGPASLTGQDSIEGSGNNISTTNSPESSHIDGLSSNRLEPPTLSDGGDVSPVGLGGALTIGEPISPSETPTEENPEKDRRKTRKVTRSESARVDRHSSRRRGSSRAKQSRSRSDVDLQPPCTTASTPAPLLPQHLHPFEGPVLAPEGPGHSPTSPSPQLEEMEPRLLEFENDPPNWRECASPEALSTLSKKETKRQEVINELFATEHAHVRMLSVLQMVFSKPLEREELLTSTELSAIFPNLDEIIEMHYNFYENLKKLRVDDNFIVKSISTTMLNRFGGTEGEWFQKLTARFCSHQSWALDQIKSRQKKEPRFNSFIQEAESKPQCRRLQLKDIIPIEMQRLTKYPLLLENIAKSTEDLTEKERIQQSAECCRKILNHVNEEVKVMENLLTLKDYQRRLDTSGLKPSNELYTEYKNIDLTQKKMLYEGPLTWRVTKEKGIEVQCVLLGDLLVLLQRQDDKMVLKCQSKSNIAVQEGKQMLSPIIKLDSVFLREVATDRKAFYVIFTWESGAQIYELVAQSVGERKTWTDVIKSAVDDLKKSGAPMRLTLPPGSGGAPFSPSTLTAPLSPTENGGLKSGNDRDKDSLTDDKSADPRHRLIDFLSDKGFDLIGHSNSDQEKVANSALDEVILLKRLLVGSISLSEDSQPDEENGEEQSQTPSQEMDSCQSTEESQTTDRGAEEENDNTCEKEGAGTRGEEERSISAPLVLSQERMEEVCRRLHSLEEQLKRLQTVEEEHHRLQEALSKFSLEGGNFQ
- the arhgef1b gene encoding rho guanine nucleotide exchange factor 1b isoform X6, yielding MLLKRKRPTIVSDEEKCQSIFSSVVFYMKHLGVKTRAVDSKKSRGGFFRRQLVKNKKDESTKPKPRGVFPGIPSWIAGNTEVKPKMEAEAEKEKVNQDRKGSAPGRGCLMDPAVLSLPSRKSGSSGGPASLTGQDSIEGSGNNISTTNSPESSHIDGLSSNRLEPPTLSDGGDVSPVGLGGALTIGEPISPSETPTEENPEKDRRKTSRKVTRSESARVDRHSSRRRGSSRAKQSRSRSDVDLQPPCTTASTPAPLLPQHLHPFEGPVLAPEGPGHSPTSPSPQLEEMEPRLLEFENDPPNWRECASPEALSTLSKKETKRQEVINELFATEHAHVRMLSVLQMVFSKPLEREELLTSTELSAIFPNLDEIIEMHYNFYENLKKLRVDDNFIVKSISTTMLNRFGGTEGEWFQKLTARFCSHQSWALDQIKSRQKKEPRFNSFIQEAESKPQCRRLQLKDIIPIEMQRLTKYPLLLENIAKSTEDLTEKERIQQSAECCRKILNHVNEEVKVMENLLTLKDYQRRLDTSGLKPSNELYTEYKNIDLTQKKMLYEGPLTWRVTKEKGIEVQCVLLGDLLVLLQRQDDKMVLKCQSKSNIAVQEGKQMLSPIIKLDSVFLREVATDRKAFYVIFTWESGAQIYELVAQSVGERKTWTDVIKSAVDDLKKSGAPMRLTLPPGSGGAPFSPSTLTAPLSPTENGGLKSGNDRDKDSLTDDKSADPRHRLIDFLSDKGFDLIGHSNSDQEKVANSALDEVILLKRLLVGSISLSEDSQPDEENGEEQSQTPSQEMDSCQSTEESQTTDRGAEEENDNTCEKEGAGTRGEEERSISAPLVLSQERMEEVCRRLHSLEEQLKRLQTVEEEHHRLQEALSKFSLEGGNFQ